A genomic segment from Acidobacteriota bacterium encodes:
- a CDS encoding serine/threonine protein kinase — MTTRDFEEWTEDSADWELKDPLIGQTLDSRWQVARLLGQGGMCRVYEATNQDGSRVAVKLLLPEYAANRNAAKRFRREANILMKLDHPNVVKVKLVGTHQGRDYMVLELLDGRTLKQTLAEDERFSFDRIASICSQIADGLSAAHSSGIIHRDLKPENIMLIGSGDSETVKVLDFGIAHRDDTCQDPTIQTSSDSILGTPQYMAPEQALGDPIDARADIYALGLICYEMIAGQPAFKGGRREALICRQISENPPLLKEFRANVPALLEVTVRKAIDKKPRRRHQTAQELADDFRRALAAARMLAGAASGYSADDSDTSVLSLLSPGFNHRKTSYAQSFDKKPEAMPLVPEVKPDLDEPEENILATMPATSPDNNLVRWLGPALLVIGGLVLLSILGYKVLEGIGVHISR, encoded by the coding sequence ATGACCACAAGGGATTTTGAAGAATGGACCGAGGATTCCGCCGATTGGGAACTAAAAGATCCGTTAATCGGCCAGACCCTTGATAGCCGCTGGCAGGTGGCCAGATTGCTTGGCCAGGGCGGGATGTGCCGGGTCTATGAAGCCACCAACCAGGATGGATCGCGAGTGGCGGTGAAATTGCTGTTGCCCGAATATGCCGCCAATCGGAATGCTGCCAAACGGTTTCGCCGTGAGGCCAATATCCTGATGAAACTGGACCATCCGAATGTCGTGAAAGTCAAACTGGTCGGCACCCACCAGGGCCGCGATTATATGGTGCTGGAACTGCTGGATGGCCGAACCTTGAAACAGACACTGGCCGAAGACGAGCGGTTCTCGTTTGATCGAATTGCCTCGATTTGCAGTCAAATTGCGGATGGGCTTTCGGCAGCCCATTCGTCAGGCATTATCCATCGCGATCTCAAACCGGAAAATATCATGTTGATCGGTTCTGGTGACTCGGAAACGGTGAAAGTGCTGGATTTTGGCATTGCCCACCGTGACGACACCTGTCAGGACCCGACGATTCAAACCAGTTCAGATTCAATTCTTGGAACGCCGCAGTACATGGCGCCGGAACAGGCGTTGGGAGACCCGATTGATGCTCGGGCGGATATCTACGCTCTGGGTCTCATCTGTTATGAAATGATTGCCGGCCAACCCGCGTTTAAAGGTGGCCGCCGAGAAGCCCTGATTTGTCGGCAAATTTCAGAAAATCCTCCGCTCCTGAAAGAATTTCGAGCCAATGTCCCGGCCCTGCTTGAAGTGACCGTTCGCAAAGCGATTGATAAAAAACCCCGCCGCCGTCATCAGACCGCCCAGGAACTGGCGGACGATTTCCGGAGAGCCCTCGCCGCCGCCCGAATGCTTGCGGGTGCAGCATCTGGATATTCAGCCGATGACTCAGACACTTCGGTACTTTCGCTGTTATCGCCTGGGTTCAACCACCGGAAAACGAGTTACGCCCAATCGTTCGACAAAAAACCAGAGGCAATGCCACTGGTCCCGGAAGTAAAACCAGATTTAGATGAACCCGAAGAAAATATTCTGGCCACGATGCCGGCGACATCCCCAGACAACAACCTGGTTCGGTGGCTTGGACCGGCGTTGCTGGTGATCGGCGGTTTGGTGCTGCTTTCAATATTGGGGTACAAAGTTCTGGAAGGGATTGGCGTTCACATCTCCAGGTAG
- a CDS encoding DUF4388 domain-containing protein, with protein MPINGDLADVSVSALLALMVENARPSRLVITSGQGEFVICHDGTTFVDASCEDEEGLTALMKAVVLTTGHFILEKETRLVPKTIFESQENILRAARTAASDHASKMAADPHHCFVNELCRLKGVHSVILAGRDGTQLAAGGTVNAENASTASLVGAFLVHSLSESITVGAGKFLTASFQYKTERLSVFVEKNFIVLITSMTKLSEHQLLTHLVDAMKILFERIRPVTPKQT; from the coding sequence ATGCCGATCAATGGGGATCTTGCGGATGTCAGCGTGTCGGCGTTGTTGGCGCTCATGGTGGAAAACGCCCGCCCATCTCGGCTGGTCATTACTTCAGGTCAGGGAGAGTTTGTCATTTGCCACGATGGGACAACTTTTGTGGATGCGTCCTGTGAAGATGAAGAAGGGCTCACCGCCCTTATGAAAGCCGTGGTGCTGACAACCGGGCACTTCATCCTGGAAAAAGAAACCCGGTTAGTTCCCAAAACCATTTTTGAATCTCAGGAAAATATTCTTCGGGCGGCACGAACTGCCGCCAGTGACCATGCCTCCAAAATGGCGGCGGATCCCCACCACTGTTTTGTCAATGAGCTGTGTCGCCTCAAAGGCGTTCATTCGGTCATTTTAGCCGGTCGGGATGGTACGCAACTGGCAGCCGGCGGAACCGTGAATGCCGAAAATGCCTCAACCGCGTCACTTGTCGGCGCCTTTCTGGTGCATTCCCTTTCCGAATCCATCACGGTTGGTGCCGGGAAGTTTCTCACGGCGTCATTTCAATATAAAACTGAGCGGTTATCGGTGTTTGTGGAAAAGAATTTTATCGTCCTGATTACTTCAATGACGAAGCTTTCTGAACACCAGCTCCTGACGCATCTGGTGGACGCCATGAAGATCCTGTTCGAACGTATTCGCCCGGTTACTCCAAAACAAACCTGA
- a CDS encoding TonB family protein, whose protein sequence is MKPDSRDFVPKLAAPQIGFSFLEQLDAGASQENTRRFRFACVCLCGYVLLFGIVRIVEIALEVPVLVGGVEVDYLSPMERTTSGKIPLPGRQSTPLVLNTGDGTRMVQPNWKLPEKTESPTVFEPPVVSPEVLNSPPGTSPNPAQKVAQGIDLGKIGGEPVHPGNSSVYDGSLNVAFDEKGDSPAPSRPGAPGPASPNGQPNPNVGPQSVSELFLRSSAIDRVAPAYPPIAKESGITGVIVVEMVVGTNGRVESAKVISGSPIFHAASLDAAKRWKFRPPQYNGMNCKFIGRLTFRFVLE, encoded by the coding sequence ATGAAACCAGACTCACGCGACTTCGTGCCGAAATTAGCCGCACCTCAGATCGGATTTTCTTTTTTGGAGCAACTGGATGCCGGCGCTTCACAAGAAAATACCCGACGCTTTAGATTTGCGTGTGTTTGTCTGTGCGGGTACGTTCTGCTGTTTGGCATTGTCAGAATCGTCGAAATCGCCCTCGAAGTCCCCGTACTTGTCGGTGGGGTTGAAGTTGACTACCTTTCCCCAATGGAGAGAACCACTTCGGGAAAAATTCCCCTTCCTGGTCGTCAGAGTACTCCGCTGGTGTTGAATACAGGCGATGGAACTCGCATGGTGCAACCAAACTGGAAACTCCCTGAAAAAACTGAATCCCCGACCGTTTTTGAACCTCCAGTTGTTTCCCCGGAAGTTCTCAACTCACCACCTGGAACCAGTCCCAACCCGGCTCAAAAGGTGGCTCAGGGAATTGATTTAGGCAAAATTGGTGGCGAACCGGTGCATCCGGGCAATTCAAGTGTATATGATGGCAGTCTAAACGTGGCGTTTGACGAAAAAGGAGATTCTCCTGCCCCCAGCCGGCCTGGTGCACCTGGGCCAGCATCCCCAAATGGCCAGCCCAATCCAAATGTGGGGCCCCAATCAGTGAGCGAATTGTTTTTGCGCTCATCCGCCATTGATCGCGTGGCACCGGCATATCCGCCGATTGCGAAAGAATCTGGAATAACTGGGGTGATCGTGGTGGAAATGGTTGTTGGAACAAATGGCCGGGTTGAATCGGCGAAAGTGATCTCTGGCTCTCCGATCTTTCACGCCGCGAGTTTGGATGCGGCCAAACGATGGAAATTCAGACCGCCACAATACAATGGAATGAACTGTAAGTTTATCGGGAGACTGACGTTCAGGTTTGTTTTGGAGTAA
- a CDS encoding ABC transporter permease, translating into MTGTIGQELKTALRILMKNPGFTFISVLALALGIGATSAIFSIVNGVLLRPLPFQDPERIVWVWENNLSRNHPEVEVSYPNFVDWREQNRVFEQLAGLPSVNFDLTLKTDVEPVQVETTSVSVNFFSLVGAKPALGRDFLPEEDKPDAPPTIIISDGLWKRYYGADPGVIGKTVVIDDFPVVVVGVMPAEFDFPKGVQVWGPLSHYGSSWMKSRAFRVMRTIGKLKPGVTLEQAQAEMNSIARNLEQSFPKENTGYGVTMIPLLDSVFGKVSVALKVLLGAVLLVLLITCVNVANFQLVRMIHRRKELTLRVLLGASRRRLVRMLMFESLMLALVGGTLGLGIAMLGVDLLKKLAPVDIPRIQTVSVDGKVVMFTLLVSCLTTLIFGLIPALRVSNTNLEESLRETSAKLAGSSQGTWLRNWFVISEIALALVLMVGAGLMVRTFHQLQHLDPGFNPEQVLTFRLPLSQAKYQTSQDQKQFFEKTLDQVRQLPGVVSAGVVLQRPLSGTVGWDYPFTVEGQSPEEHDQNPYSNYECISPNYFKTLGIPLLAGRDFTEFDRGDQPTVVIVGESFAKRYWPGENPVGKRLQFGKPGSKSPMMSVVGVVKDVRYREWDDTRLDIYTPIFQKAEFRADFMLKLSPEVTQAQQTDLVKRIQQIVFAIDKDQVISAVTTLNSLVAETLARPQFNAVLLGLLAVLAIVLAVLGIYGVMSYSVTQRTQEIGIRLALGAKTSDVIGLVVRHGMRLAVIGVLLGLLGSYVLSRFLTTLLYGIKPTDPATYILLSLTLLVVARLACYLPARRAARIDPMVALRYE; encoded by the coding sequence ATGACTGGAACAATTGGGCAGGAACTCAAAACCGCACTCAGGATATTGATGAAAAACCCTGGGTTTACCTTCATTTCGGTGCTGGCGCTGGCATTAGGGATCGGTGCCACCAGTGCTATTTTCAGCATTGTGAACGGTGTGTTGCTCCGGCCATTGCCCTTTCAGGATCCGGAACGCATCGTCTGGGTTTGGGAAAACAACCTGTCGCGCAATCATCCGGAGGTCGAGGTTTCCTACCCGAATTTTGTGGATTGGCGCGAGCAAAACCGGGTTTTCGAACAACTGGCCGGTTTGCCATCGGTCAACTTTGACCTTACGCTCAAGACTGATGTGGAACCGGTTCAGGTTGAAACGACGTCGGTTTCCGTCAATTTCTTTTCGCTGGTTGGCGCCAAACCGGCTCTGGGTCGTGATTTCCTGCCCGAAGAGGACAAGCCCGATGCTCCGCCAACAATCATCATCAGCGATGGACTCTGGAAGCGATATTATGGAGCTGACCCAGGTGTCATTGGAAAAACGGTGGTGATTGATGACTTTCCAGTGGTGGTGGTCGGTGTGATGCCCGCCGAATTTGATTTTCCCAAGGGAGTTCAGGTTTGGGGACCACTGTCACATTACGGCTCCTCCTGGATGAAATCACGGGCCTTTCGGGTCATGCGCACCATCGGCAAGCTCAAGCCGGGAGTGACGCTGGAACAGGCTCAAGCGGAAATGAACAGCATCGCCCGAAATCTGGAACAATCGTTTCCCAAGGAAAACACCGGCTATGGTGTGACGATGATTCCGCTGCTGGATTCGGTCTTTGGGAAAGTCAGTGTTGCTCTGAAAGTGTTGCTTGGGGCGGTGCTCCTGGTGCTCCTGATTACCTGTGTCAATGTGGCCAATTTCCAACTGGTGCGGATGATACACCGCCGCAAAGAACTGACCTTGCGGGTGTTGCTCGGTGCCAGTCGGCGGAGACTGGTTCGAATGTTGATGTTTGAAAGCCTGATGCTGGCACTGGTTGGCGGCACCCTCGGACTTGGAATTGCCATGCTTGGCGTGGACCTGTTGAAAAAGCTGGCACCAGTTGATATTCCCCGGATTCAAACCGTCTCGGTTGATGGCAAAGTTGTCATGTTCACCCTGCTGGTTTCCTGTTTGACCACTCTGATTTTTGGATTGATCCCTGCCCTGCGGGTTTCAAACACAAATCTGGAAGAATCGTTGCGTGAGACCTCGGCCAAGCTCGCCGGCTCCAGTCAGGGCACCTGGTTGCGCAACTGGTTTGTGATTTCTGAAATTGCGCTGGCGCTGGTGCTCATGGTTGGGGCGGGGTTGATGGTACGAACCTTTCATCAGCTTCAACACCTGGATCCAGGCTTTAACCCCGAGCAGGTGCTGACGTTTCGACTTCCGCTCTCACAGGCCAAATACCAGACCAGCCAGGACCAGAAACAGTTTTTTGAAAAGACGCTGGATCAGGTTCGGCAACTTCCCGGAGTCGTTTCGGCGGGTGTGGTCCTGCAACGACCGCTTTCAGGAACCGTCGGCTGGGATTATCCATTCACCGTCGAAGGCCAATCTCCCGAAGAACACGACCAGAACCCATATTCAAATTATGAGTGTATTTCCCCCAACTACTTTAAAACCCTGGGAATTCCATTGCTCGCCGGGCGGGATTTCACCGAATTTGATCGCGGAGACCAGCCAACGGTCGTGATTGTCGGAGAGTCATTCGCCAAACGCTACTGGCCCGGTGAAAACCCGGTCGGCAAGCGACTGCAATTTGGGAAACCAGGTTCAAAGTCGCCAATGATGTCGGTGGTCGGCGTCGTGAAAGACGTCCGGTATCGCGAGTGGGATGACACGCGGCTTGATATTTACACCCCGATCTTTCAAAAAGCTGAATTCCGCGCTGACTTTATGCTCAAACTGTCACCTGAAGTCACCCAGGCACAACAAACCGATCTGGTGAAACGCATTCAACAGATTGTGTTTGCGATTGATAAGGATCAGGTCATCAGTGCGGTGACAACCCTCAATTCCCTGGTTGCGGAAACCCTGGCTCGGCCACAATTTAACGCCGTATTGCTCGGCTTGCTGGCGGTGCTCGCCATTGTGCTCGCGGTGTTGGGAATTTATGGCGTGATGTCGTATTCGGTCACCCAGCGCACTCAGGAAATCGGCATTCGACTGGCGCTTGGGGCAAAAACCAGCGATGTGATTGGGCTGGTGGTTCGGCACGGCATGCGGCTGGCGGTGATTGGTGTGTTGCTTGGATTGCTTGGGTCTTATGTCCTGAGCCGGTTTCTGACGACGCTCCTCTATGGAATTAAACCCACGGATCCGGCGACCTACATTCTGTTGTCGCTGACGCTGCTGGTCGTGGCCCGACTGGCCTGTTACCTGCCAGCCCGTCGGGCGGCACGAATTGATCCGATGGTGGCGCTCAGGTACGAATAA
- a CDS encoding ABC transporter permease has protein sequence MHHIFLDIRTSVRFFVRKPGFSAIIVLTLALGIGANTAIFSILHAVLINPLPYREPDRIVGLRESLPDEGLIPVSYRSFAEWRDRSTAFERIAAGSNWNPNLEDEHNPVRLTGATVSGGYFDVMGLSPLVGRVPMADDERPDAPRVVVLGEQLWRNHFHSSPSIIGQQVRLSGTAFTVIGVVPNPFLQSNIGSAELWTPMRVNDQTARENPGRYLFVVGRLKAGITLDQAKSDAARVMALIKQEFPETHNSRYQSVVQPLRDFVVSRDVQQALWLLVLAVDCLLLIACSNVAGLLLAHVTQRERELAIRTAIGASQWQIIRQLLVEHTVFAVIGGALGVWSAHLSLGILVKLSPDLVARLNTVSINGPVLWYTLGVTTVAAIVFGVLPAIVGTKTDLIEALKQGSTTVSQQSGHKLFQNGLVVVEISLAFVLMVGAGLLVQSFVKLNQVKPGYDLDPVLTMDVFLPGARYTKAEQRIAFYRSAVERLQAIPGVTAAAAVQGPPLKGPIYSDPVLIEGQPTPRTGEIPFIRQNVVTAGYFRALGIEFLKGRPFSELETWENHNVIVVNQAFARRFWPGEDPLGKRLKTGDEKPWLTVVGVIADVAQDRFDKSGIEEMYYPYVNPAETLPVAGMNLVVRSTQNPESLIPAIRRELRHIDPVVPINRVLTLRQLADQVNGRTRFMLFLFNLFAGLALVLALTGVYAVMTFFVTQRQQEIGIRMAMGATQQQILRQVIRRGMTLCLIGLALGIGLSQLFGPIFSSQVFSTSVFDGRTFAGISVLLILSTLIAVYFPARRATEVDPIAVLRGE, from the coding sequence GTGCATCACATTTTTCTGGATATTCGGACCAGCGTGCGGTTTTTTGTCCGCAAGCCCGGATTCAGCGCCATCATTGTATTGACCCTTGCGCTGGGTATTGGTGCGAACACCGCTATTTTCAGTATTTTACACGCTGTTTTAATCAATCCGCTTCCTTATCGCGAGCCAGACCGGATCGTCGGCCTGCGGGAATCTCTCCCGGATGAAGGGCTCATCCCGGTGTCTTATCGCTCATTTGCCGAATGGCGCGACCGATCAACCGCTTTCGAACGGATTGCCGCCGGGTCTAACTGGAATCCAAATCTGGAAGACGAACACAACCCCGTCCGACTCACCGGGGCCACCGTGTCTGGAGGGTACTTTGACGTCATGGGGCTTTCGCCGCTGGTGGGACGGGTGCCCATGGCTGATGACGAACGCCCCGATGCGCCGCGAGTGGTTGTCCTTGGGGAGCAACTCTGGCGGAATCACTTCCATAGTTCGCCATCAATTATCGGTCAGCAGGTTCGATTGAGCGGTACTGCCTTCACGGTCATCGGCGTTGTCCCAAATCCCTTTTTACAGTCCAACATTGGGTCGGCTGAACTCTGGACCCCGATGCGGGTGAATGACCAGACGGCGCGTGAAAACCCAGGGCGGTATTTGTTTGTGGTTGGACGGCTTAAAGCGGGAATCACGCTGGATCAGGCCAAATCAGATGCCGCCAGAGTGATGGCCCTGATCAAACAGGAATTTCCAGAAACCCACAACAGCCGCTATCAGTCAGTAGTTCAACCGCTTCGCGATTTTGTCGTGTCCCGAGATGTGCAGCAGGCGCTCTGGCTGCTGGTGCTGGCCGTGGATTGTTTGCTCCTGATTGCCTGCTCAAATGTTGCCGGGTTATTGCTGGCGCACGTCACCCAACGCGAACGCGAACTGGCCATCCGAACCGCCATTGGCGCCAGTCAGTGGCAAATCATCCGCCAGTTGCTGGTCGAACATACCGTCTTTGCCGTCATTGGCGGTGCCCTTGGCGTCTGGTCGGCCCATTTGAGCCTTGGAATCCTGGTGAAACTGAGCCCGGATCTGGTGGCTCGACTCAACACGGTGTCCATCAATGGTCCGGTTCTCTGGTACACGCTGGGCGTCACGACCGTCGCGGCAATTGTGTTTGGTGTCCTGCCGGCCATTGTTGGAACCAAAACTGATCTGATCGAAGCGTTGAAACAGGGGTCCACCACGGTTTCCCAGCAAAGCGGCCATAAGCTGTTTCAAAACGGTCTGGTCGTGGTCGAAATCAGCCTGGCATTTGTGCTGATGGTTGGGGCGGGCTTGCTGGTTCAAAGCTTTGTCAAACTCAATCAAGTCAAACCTGGATATGACCTGGACCCGGTGCTCACGATGGATGTGTTTTTACCCGGCGCCCGATACACCAAAGCCGAACAACGCATTGCCTTTTACCGGTCAGCCGTTGAGCGGCTCCAGGCAATACCAGGAGTCACGGCTGCCGCTGCAGTTCAGGGGCCGCCGCTCAAGGGGCCGATTTATTCCGATCCGGTTCTGATCGAGGGACAACCCACCCCGCGAACCGGGGAAATTCCCTTCATTCGCCAAAATGTCGTTACTGCCGGATATTTCCGCGCTCTGGGTATCGAATTCCTCAAAGGTCGTCCGTTTTCAGAGCTGGAAACCTGGGAAAACCACAACGTGATTGTGGTCAATCAGGCATTTGCCCGTCGCTTCTGGCCGGGAGAAGATCCACTTGGAAAACGCCTCAAAACTGGTGATGAGAAGCCCTGGCTGACGGTGGTGGGTGTCATTGCCGATGTCGCCCAAGACCGATTTGACAAATCTGGAATCGAAGAAATGTATTACCCCTATGTGAATCCGGCTGAAACACTTCCGGTTGCTGGCATGAATCTGGTTGTGAGGTCAACCCAAAACCCGGAAAGCTTGATTCCAGCCATTCGGCGGGAATTGCGGCACATTGACCCGGTGGTGCCGATCAATCGAGTGTTGACCCTGCGTCAGTTGGCCGATCAGGTCAATGGTCGCACCCGATTCATGCTCTTCCTGTTCAACCTGTTTGCCGGTCTGGCTCTGGTCCTGGCACTGACGGGCGTCTATGCCGTCATGACCTTTTTTGTGACCCAGCGTCAGCAGGAAATTGGCATTCGAATGGCAATGGGTGCCACGCAGCAACAAATTTTGAGACAGGTCATTCGTCGGGGAATGACGCTCTGTCTCATTGGACTGGCCCTTGGAATCGGACTCTCGCAACTGTTTGGACCCATCTTCAGTTCCCAGGTTTTTTCAACCTCAGTGTTTGATGGGCGGACCTTTGCCGGAATCTCCGTTCTGCTCATTCTCTCAACCCTCATTGCCGTGTATTTCCCAGCTCGCCGTGCGACGGAAGTTGATCCGATTGCTGTCCTGCGCGGGGAATAG
- a CDS encoding aldo/keto reductase, with protein sequence MNQILHNRRQWLSMLCGGLVSSLTPGCRAADLNRNSSSGTSSAVIAEPLNVNPRDILKRVIPSSGEKLPAIGLGTWQTFDAGTSEAERAPLGEVLQMLVKFGGSMIDSSPMYGQSERVVGDLTAQLQIRDRLFLATKVWTQGQQAGIDQMEQSARLLKAKTIDLMQIHNLMDWQIHLRTLRDWKAKGKIRYLGITHYTVSAYPDLERILRSEPVDFVQFNYSILTREAESRLLPLAAEKGVAVIINRALESGSLFGRVKGKPLPAWAAEIDCASWGQFFLKYVVSHPAVTCVISGTSKPHHMKDNLGAAFGKLPDEPTRRKMVELISTL encoded by the coding sequence ATGAACCAAATTTTACATAATCGCCGCCAGTGGTTGTCCATGCTCTGTGGTGGGCTGGTTTCAAGTCTGACACCTGGCTGCCGGGCGGCTGATCTCAATCGCAATTCATCGTCTGGAACTTCGTCTGCAGTGATAGCTGAACCACTGAATGTGAATCCCAGGGACATTCTCAAACGCGTCATTCCCTCCAGCGGTGAGAAGCTCCCCGCCATTGGGCTCGGCACCTGGCAGACGTTTGATGCCGGCACATCCGAGGCTGAACGGGCGCCGCTGGGTGAAGTATTGCAAATGCTGGTCAAGTTTGGCGGGTCAATGATTGATTCATCCCCGATGTATGGCCAGTCTGAACGAGTCGTGGGAGATTTAACCGCCCAGCTTCAAATTCGCGACCGGTTGTTTTTGGCAACGAAAGTCTGGACTCAGGGACAACAGGCTGGCATTGATCAGATGGAACAATCCGCCCGCCTGCTTAAAGCCAAAACCATTGACTTGATGCAAATTCACAATTTGATGGACTGGCAGATCCACCTGCGAACGCTCCGTGACTGGAAGGCCAAAGGAAAAATCCGGTATCTCGGAATCACTCATTACACGGTTTCCGCATACCCGGACCTCGAACGCATTCTTCGATCTGAACCCGTTGATTTTGTTCAGTTTAATTATTCCATCCTTACTCGGGAAGCCGAATCCCGATTGCTTCCGCTGGCGGCTGAAAAAGGCGTGGCGGTGATCATCAACCGGGCGCTTGAGAGCGGGTCATTGTTTGGACGGGTGAAGGGAAAACCGCTTCCGGCCTGGGCCGCCGAAATTGACTGTGCCTCGTGGGGGCAATTTTTCCTGAAGTATGTTGTTTCACACCCGGCGGTGACCTGTGTCATATCGGGAACGTCCAAACCACACCATATGAAAGACAATCTGGGCGCAGCCTTTGGAAAGCTTCCCGATGAACCGACCCGCCGCAAAATGGTTGAGTTAATTTCAACCCTGTAG
- a CDS encoding glucose 1-dehydrogenase codes for MGRLNGKIALVTGAAQGIGEAIAERFAQEGAYVYVTDIQDELGTSVTNRLAHRATYRRLDVRNETDWIQVTDEVVRDKGKLDIVVNNAGVTGFHEDLGPQDPEHASLESWRKVHSTNLEGVFLGCKHGIRAMRPAKSGVIINISSRSGQVGIPGAAAYASSKGAVRNHSKTVALYCAEQGLNIRCNSVHPAAILTPMWDHLLGHDELREQRVAMFTSDIPLRRFGLPREVADACLFLASDEAAYVTGIEFVIDGGILAGASATPEKK; via the coding sequence ATGGGACGACTGAATGGAAAAATTGCTCTGGTAACCGGCGCGGCCCAGGGCATTGGCGAAGCCATCGCCGAACGCTTTGCCCAGGAAGGTGCCTATGTCTATGTCACTGATATTCAAGATGAACTCGGCACATCTGTCACCAACCGGCTTGCCCATCGTGCCACCTACCGACGGCTGGATGTTCGCAATGAAACCGATTGGATCCAGGTCACCGATGAGGTTGTGAGAGACAAAGGAAAACTGGACATCGTGGTCAATAATGCCGGCGTCACCGGGTTTCACGAAGATTTAGGCCCTCAGGACCCGGAACACGCTTCGCTGGAAAGCTGGCGGAAAGTCCATTCGACCAATTTGGAAGGTGTGTTTCTCGGGTGCAAACACGGGATTCGAGCCATGCGACCCGCCAAATCGGGTGTCATCATCAATATTTCCTCCCGTTCGGGTCAGGTTGGAATTCCCGGTGCGGCGGCCTATGCGTCGAGCAAAGGCGCGGTCCGAAATCATTCCAAAACAGTGGCGCTCTACTGTGCCGAACAGGGACTCAATATTCGCTGCAATTCGGTTCATCCCGCCGCGATTTTGACACCGATGTGGGATCACCTGCTTGGGCATGACGAACTTCGCGAACAACGAGTCGCCATGTTTACCAGTGACATTCCACTTCGTCGGTTTGGCCTTCCCCGCGAAGTGGCGGACGCCTGTTTGTTTCTGGCTTCTGATGAAGCTGCCTACGTTACCGGCATCGAGTTTGTGATTGACGGCGGGATCCTGGCCGGAGCCTCGGCCACACCAGAGAAAAAATAA